One Actinomycetota bacterium genomic region harbors:
- a CDS encoding VOC family protein yields MAGAVRALGEVALRVNDLDEMVAFYENVIRLELMKRFERAAFFRIADGYAGHTAVLALFDRNSPVDQERSTIDHLAFTIALEDFESEKERLEAGGVPVTTTTHAWVHWRSLYIHDPEGNLVELVCYDPDA; encoded by the coding sequence GTCAACGATCTTGACGAGATGGTGGCGTTCTACGAGAACGTCATCCGTCTCGAACTCATGAAGCGGTTCGAGCGGGCGGCTTTCTTCCGAATCGCCGACGGCTACGCCGGACACACGGCTGTCCTGGCCCTGTTCGACCGCAATTCCCCTGTTGACCAGGAGCGGAGCACGATCGATCATCTCGCCTTCACCATCGCGCTCGAGGACTTCGAGTCCGAGAAGGAGCGGCTTGAGGCTGGGGGGGTTCCGGTGACGACGACGACGCACGCCTGGGTGCACTGGCGCTCTCTCTACATTCATGATCCTGAGGGCAACTTGGTCGAGCTCGTCTGCTACGACCCCGATGCCTAA